The genomic region GATTATTCACTAATTGTTAGGATTTGTTCATAATAAAGCTAAACTCAGTATTGCAAATAATGTCATTAATCTGTTactctacaaataaaaatatttgtaataagaGATTGTTAAGAAAAATCAATGCCAtaccaaataaatatttgaggTTACTAAGTGATTATAGTGAGCAAGAAGATATGCATATACAGACCTCTTTTAACATAATGTTCTTAACTCTTCTAACTTTATGGTAATAAGttatattaaactatatattgaattatattatattatatattgaatgATTTActaatattatatacaatattgaAAGGCTCAGTGCATAttgataatattaatttataattattttcttataaaaatgttaCATTTTATTAGAATTAGATAGGTACTAATTGTTTACTgtatttatagtttataattgGTGGAAGATATTGATGAGGTATGTTATATATAGATACACAGGAATAATATCAATTAATACATAGAAGTAATATCAACATTATTATAGAGGAAACTGAAGTTTTATTCAGAAAAGTAGATactaaaatgaatataatatatataataaattatcataGTTCATTTcaattatgtatataattaaagAGGTAAAGAAAGGATACTAGAGtccacttatttttatataattaaggtATGTTATTTCAGAAGTTCTTCAGAAAATCTCTCAGCTATAAATCTGTAGCATACTCAAGGTCAAAGGTGTAAAAGCCAACACAaggatttttctcatttttatatgaaaCATAGGTTTGcaattaatgtatatattttttatgtatcAAATCTATCTATAATGATCCATTGGATAATAAGGCTAAACatgttttgtataaaaataaaatgtaaccatAACACTTCCACTATTAATTTAAGTTATTAGTATTAATATATGTAAAAGCATAATCTAGGGTTCTATTTTCTCTAGCTGGATATTAACTATGTCTTGCTCTGTATTGGGAAAGTGTTACATTTACCTCAACAACCATTTATGCTACATACGTTTATAATAGTGGAcagattatttaattatatactatataacaaTAATATACTGAAAAAGCATAATGAATTATGGTCTCCTTCAAAAATCTTTCAGGTAAAAGAAACTGAGTTAGAATGAAACTGAAGATATGATCACTAGTTGGATATTTAGGAAAACATATGGTTTATGAAAGAAAATTGAGTTGGCCACATAACACAGAAAAGTAACTGCTATAACATTTTCCCATTCCTTTCAAAGTAATTATTAATCAGATATGAAAgtgcatatttatacatatgtagGTATTTGACCCCATGTAAgtatattttgataaattttacCTAATTTTGAAGAATTAGTTTTCAAAATCATAGAATGTCATTAAACTATCATAAAGTATAAAACAGATTTAAATATCAAGTGAGATAATATTCTCAATACTTAATGTTTCATAGAAAAATCAATGTCAAAGGAttgttcttttcattattttcatttatcttatACAGTGAAAAGAAGATACTAGCCAGAAATGAGAAATCACACACCAGTAACCACATTCATCCTCCTAGGATTGACAGATGATCCAAAactaaatatacttatttttatatttctacttatCAGTTACATGTTAAGTATTGTTGGAAACTTGACCTTCATCATTCTCACATTTGTGAATTCCCATCTTCAAACTGCCATGTATTATTTTTTGCAAAATTTATCCTTCTTAGAAATCTCATTCACATCAGCCTGTATTCCTAGATTCATGTATAGTATAGCAACAGGCGACAGAACCATATCCTATAACTCATGTATATGTCAAGTATTTTTCACAGATCTGTTTGCAATAGTAGATTTTTTCCTTCTGGCAACAATGTCCTATGATCGTTATGTAGCAATTTGCAAACCACTTCATTACACAGCTATCATGAATCACACAGTCTGCAGAAGGCTCATCTCTGGCTGTTGGATAATTACACTGTTTCTCATAATTCCACCACTTGGCTTTGGCCTGACATTGGAATTCTGTGACTCTAAAATAGACCACTTTATCTGTGATACCAACCCTCTCTTGAAGATAGCATGTTTTGATACAGCATTTATAGAGAAGTTGCTTCTTTTCTGTTCTGGATTTATCCTACTAGCGACTCTCACATTTGTGTTTTGGTCCTATGGAAGTATAATTCATACAATTCTTGGCTTCCCATCTGCTCAACAGAAGAAAAAGGCTTTTTCTACTTGTTCCTCACACATTATTGTGGTTTCCATAACATATGGAAGCTGTATCTTCATCTATATTAAACCTTCTGCAAAAGATGAAATGACCGTTAATAAGGGGGTATCAGTGCTTTTTACTTCTATCTCTCCCATGTTAAAcccatttatttatacattaagGAACAAACAGGTAAAATCAGCTTTGAATGACTTATTAAAAAGGCTACTATACTTGGGCCCATCTCAGGAGTATAAAGCTAAGCACTCTCCTGGCAAGTAGCTAACCAAAGTCTAATTCTTAGCACTGAATATAGTCCAATGAGCAAAGATAAAAGTGAAATATGAGACTCAGAAAAACTAATCTCTAAGCATTTCATGAGGCTACCAGAAAATATAATCTAACTCTTCAAGACAAGTCTAC from Suncus etruscus isolate mSunEtr1 chromosome 11, mSunEtr1.pri.cur, whole genome shotgun sequence harbors:
- the LOC126022140 gene encoding olfactory receptor 6C2-like, giving the protein MRNHTPVTTFILLGLTDDPKLNILIFIFLLISYMLSIVGNLTFIILTFVNSHLQTAMYYFLQNLSFLEISFTSACIPRFMYSIATGDRTISYNSCICQVFFTDLFAIVDFFLLATMSYDRYVAICKPLHYTAIMNHTVCRRLISGCWIITLFLIIPPLGFGLTLEFCDSKIDHFICDTNPLLKIACFDTAFIEKLLLFCSGFILLATLTFVFWSYGSIIHTILGFPSAQQKKKAFSTCSSHIIVVSITYGSCIFIYIKPSAKDEMTVNKGVSVLFTSISPMLNPFIYTLRNKQVKSALNDLLKRLLYLGPSQEYKAKHSPGK